From Solanum lycopersicum chromosome 8, SLM_r2.1, the proteins below share one genomic window:
- the LOC101251021 gene encoding transcription factor bHLH157 isoform X4 gives MKLQLLVINLQERLLALQDVYYEEQMGSVIDEMLLQVHILGRGIIGQTAFSKKYKWMFTAANHERQISIRSSNNSNLFLDDNEFEQQFSAGIKTIAVLSVEPLGVLQFGSTNKLQESTCFVEQARTLFQGIGGSPTSSSCENLHFVNSTVFPTANNESLMKESHFLENLIQSVTCNAESQIMNSDVATAFLSENQFQDVNQFNNCSSQFDTQLQQAMFPSAGLFTSFHDSCLTSTWEDLPSDMSIQDFSYVLPTGINQFEYGTGATQSFHDNTTFGSLGGFGVLANEDTTGPLNGYIVQCPINQRNDGAVSTISDNILDTTGIISASAGINEQFRFNSDSDASVSIQSSITNAFETVEKANCSNMSAIEKMTNLVGVKHDSKKPCNWGDVSNPVVSTSNSEWTYSNANELRSRPANRLFSKLGLDQFLDGALSSSYSFAGSFSDGQLSETNKRRRVGSSSECNYLQKPLGFSNFDKNAKLVQPECGLDRTSNLEAKSEIITKLDASTLIGDRCSINNCRGNEKSSKPTKKKAKPGTRPIPKDRQLIYERLSELRGLIPNGEKMSIDRLLHRTVKHLLFLQGVTKHAEGLKKAESLKDSETRLNSKSNGNGVTWACEIGDQTMVCPLIVEDLSTPGQMLIEILYNEQGFFLEMVDIIRGFGLNILKGVMQSRETKMWAHFVVEAEGNRLVTRHEIFSSLVQLLHLTSASKVGLNNQLQYTSGGRNTLINDCPNSAVPISGCLPETIRCVR, from the exons ATGAAATTACAATTATTGGTTATAAATTTACAGGAAAG ATTATTGGCATTGCAAGATGTATACTATGAGGAACAAATGGGATCTGTGATTGATGAGATGCTTCTGCAAGTCCATATTCTTGGTCGAGG GATAATTGGCCAAACAGCATTTAGTAAGAAATATAAATGGATGTTTACAGCTGCTAATCATGAAAGGCAGATCTCCATTAGATCATCTAATAATTCCAACTTATTCCTG GATGATAATGAGTTTGAACAACAATTTTCAGCTGGGATCAAG ACAATTGCTGTATTATCTGTCGAACCGCTTGGTGTTCTGCAATTTGGTTCTACTAATAAG CTTCAAGAGAGCACATGTTTTGTGGAGCAAGCAAGAACACTTTTCCAGGGGATAGGAGGATCACCGACTTCATCAAGCTGCGAGAATCTGCATTTTGTGAATTCCACTGTTTTTCCAACTGCAAACAATGAAAGTTTGATGAAGGAATCTCATTTTCTAGAAAATCTCATTCAATCGGTAACATGCAATGCGGAAAGTCAGATTATGAATTCTGATGTAGCTACAGCATTTTTGAGTGAAAACCAGTTTCAGGATGTGAATCAGTTCAATAATTGCAGCAGCCAATTTGATACTCAACTACAGCAAGCAATGTTCCCATCTGCTGGTTTGTTTACCAGCTTCCACGATTCCTGTTTGACGTCAACCTGGGAAGATCTCCCATCAGATATGAGCATACAAGATTTCAGTTATGTCCTTCCCACGGGGATAAACCAATTTGAATATGGCACAGGTGCAACTCAAAGCTTTCATGACAACACAACATTTGGTTCCTTAGGTGGATTTGGAGTACTTGCAAATGAGGATACTACTGGCCCTCTAAATGGATACATTGTCCAATGTCCCATCAACCAGAGGAATGATGGAGCAGTTAGTACTATCAGTGATAACATATTAGATACGACGGGTATCATCTCAGCCTCTGCTGGTATAAATGAACAGTTTAGGTTCAATTCAGACAGTGATGCTTCTGTTTCGATTCAAAGTTCTATCACCAACGCCTTTGAAACTGTTGAAAAAGCAAACTGTTCAAACATGTCTGCCATTGAGAAAATGACTAATTTGGTTGGAGTTAAACATGATTCTAAAAAACCATGTAACTGGGGTGATGTTTCGAACCCTGTTGTTAGCACTTCCAACTCTGAATGGACCTATAGTAATGCTAATGAACTCAGATCCAGGCCAGCTAACAGGTTATTCTCCAAACTGGGACTAGACCAGTTTCTGGATGGTGCCTTGAGCAGCTCTTATTCATTTGCTGGATCTTTTTCCGACGGACAGTTGTCAGAAACAAATAAGAGAAGAAGAGTTGGAAGTTCTTCAGAATGCAATTATCTTCAAAAGCCCCTTGGTTTTTCTAACTTTGATAAGAATGCAAAGTTGGTGCAGCCTGAATGTGGTCTAGATAGGACAAGCAACCTTGAAGCCAAAAGTGAGATCATCACAAAATTGGATGCAAGTACATTAATTGGAGACAGATGCAGCATCAATAATTGCAGAGGCAATGAAAAATCCTCAAAGCCTACCAAGAAGAAGGCTAAACCAGGAACTCGGCCTATTCCTAAAGACCGGCAGCTGATCTATGAACGTCTATCTGAGTTGCGAGGGCTTATCCCTAATGGGGAGAAG ATGAGCATTGATCGCTTATTACACAGAACGGTAAAGCACTTGCTTTTCTTGCAAGGTGTCACTAAACATGCTGAAGGACTCAAAAAGGCTGAAAGTTTGAAG GACTCAGAAACTCGGTTAAACTCCAAGTCTAATGGTAATGGAGTTACATGGGCATGTGAAATTGGCGATCAAACAATGGTTTGTCCGCTGATAGTTGAGGACCTTAGTACACCTGGTCAAATGCTTATAGAA ATACTCTACAATGAACAAGGCTTCTTTCTGGAGATGGTAGATATAATCCGAGGCTTTGGCTTGAACATATTGAAGGGAGTGATGCAGTCACGCGAGACAAAGATGTGGGCACACTTTGTTGTTGAGGCTGAG GGTAACCGGCTAGTAACAAGACACGAGATTTTTTCATCTCTTGTTCAACTTTTACACTTGACAAGTGCTAGTAAAGTTGGTCTGAATAATCAGCTTCAGTATACATCCGGTGGAAGGAATACTCTAATAAATGATTGTCCAAACTCTGCTGTGCCGATATCTGGCTGCTTACCTGAAACGATCCGATGTGTAAGATAG
- the LOC101251021 gene encoding transcription factor bHLH157 isoform X3: protein MKLQLLVINLQERLLALQDVYYEEQMGSVIDEMLLQVHILGRGIIGQTAFSKKYKWMFTAANHERQISIRSSNNSNLFLDDNEFEQQFSAGIKTIAVLSVEPLGVLQFGSTNKLQESTCFVEQARTLFQGIGGSPTSSSCENLHFVNSTVFPTANNESLMKESHFLENLIQSVTCNAESQIMNSDVATAFLSENQFQDVNQFNNCSSQFDTQLQQAMFPSAGLFTSFHDSCLTSTWEDLPSDMSIQDFSYVLPTGINQFEYGTGATQSFHDNTTFGSLGGFGVLANEDTTGPLNGYIVQCPINQRNDGAVSTISDNILDTTGIISASAGINEQFRFNSDSDASVSIQSSITNAFETVEKANCSNMSAIEKMTNLVGVKHDSKKPCNWGDVSNPVVSTSNSEWTYSNANELRSRPANRLFSKLGLDQFLDGALSSSYSFAGSFSDGQLSETNKRRRVGSSSECNYLQKPLGFSNFDKNAKLVQPECGLDRTSNLEAKSEIITKLDASTLIGDRCSINNCRGNEKSSKPTKKKAKPGTRPIPKDRQLIYERLSELRGLIPNGEKMSIDRLLHRTVKHLLFLQGVTKHAEGLKKAESLKQDSETRLNSKSNGNGVTWACEIGDQTMVCPLIVEDLSTPGQMLIEILYNEQGFFLEMVDIIRGFGLNILKGVMQSRETKMWAHFVVEAEGNRLVTRHEIFSSLVQLLHLTSASKVGLNNQLQYTSGGRNTLINDCPNSAVPISGCLPETIRCVR, encoded by the exons ATGAAATTACAATTATTGGTTATAAATTTACAGGAAAG ATTATTGGCATTGCAAGATGTATACTATGAGGAACAAATGGGATCTGTGATTGATGAGATGCTTCTGCAAGTCCATATTCTTGGTCGAGG GATAATTGGCCAAACAGCATTTAGTAAGAAATATAAATGGATGTTTACAGCTGCTAATCATGAAAGGCAGATCTCCATTAGATCATCTAATAATTCCAACTTATTCCTG GATGATAATGAGTTTGAACAACAATTTTCAGCTGGGATCAAG ACAATTGCTGTATTATCTGTCGAACCGCTTGGTGTTCTGCAATTTGGTTCTACTAATAAG CTTCAAGAGAGCACATGTTTTGTGGAGCAAGCAAGAACACTTTTCCAGGGGATAGGAGGATCACCGACTTCATCAAGCTGCGAGAATCTGCATTTTGTGAATTCCACTGTTTTTCCAACTGCAAACAATGAAAGTTTGATGAAGGAATCTCATTTTCTAGAAAATCTCATTCAATCGGTAACATGCAATGCGGAAAGTCAGATTATGAATTCTGATGTAGCTACAGCATTTTTGAGTGAAAACCAGTTTCAGGATGTGAATCAGTTCAATAATTGCAGCAGCCAATTTGATACTCAACTACAGCAAGCAATGTTCCCATCTGCTGGTTTGTTTACCAGCTTCCACGATTCCTGTTTGACGTCAACCTGGGAAGATCTCCCATCAGATATGAGCATACAAGATTTCAGTTATGTCCTTCCCACGGGGATAAACCAATTTGAATATGGCACAGGTGCAACTCAAAGCTTTCATGACAACACAACATTTGGTTCCTTAGGTGGATTTGGAGTACTTGCAAATGAGGATACTACTGGCCCTCTAAATGGATACATTGTCCAATGTCCCATCAACCAGAGGAATGATGGAGCAGTTAGTACTATCAGTGATAACATATTAGATACGACGGGTATCATCTCAGCCTCTGCTGGTATAAATGAACAGTTTAGGTTCAATTCAGACAGTGATGCTTCTGTTTCGATTCAAAGTTCTATCACCAACGCCTTTGAAACTGTTGAAAAAGCAAACTGTTCAAACATGTCTGCCATTGAGAAAATGACTAATTTGGTTGGAGTTAAACATGATTCTAAAAAACCATGTAACTGGGGTGATGTTTCGAACCCTGTTGTTAGCACTTCCAACTCTGAATGGACCTATAGTAATGCTAATGAACTCAGATCCAGGCCAGCTAACAGGTTATTCTCCAAACTGGGACTAGACCAGTTTCTGGATGGTGCCTTGAGCAGCTCTTATTCATTTGCTGGATCTTTTTCCGACGGACAGTTGTCAGAAACAAATAAGAGAAGAAGAGTTGGAAGTTCTTCAGAATGCAATTATCTTCAAAAGCCCCTTGGTTTTTCTAACTTTGATAAGAATGCAAAGTTGGTGCAGCCTGAATGTGGTCTAGATAGGACAAGCAACCTTGAAGCCAAAAGTGAGATCATCACAAAATTGGATGCAAGTACATTAATTGGAGACAGATGCAGCATCAATAATTGCAGAGGCAATGAAAAATCCTCAAAGCCTACCAAGAAGAAGGCTAAACCAGGAACTCGGCCTATTCCTAAAGACCGGCAGCTGATCTATGAACGTCTATCTGAGTTGCGAGGGCTTATCCCTAATGGGGAGAAG ATGAGCATTGATCGCTTATTACACAGAACGGTAAAGCACTTGCTTTTCTTGCAAGGTGTCACTAAACATGCTGAAGGACTCAAAAAGGCTGAAAGTTTGAAG CAGGACTCAGAAACTCGGTTAAACTCCAAGTCTAATGGTAATGGAGTTACATGGGCATGTGAAATTGGCGATCAAACAATGGTTTGTCCGCTGATAGTTGAGGACCTTAGTACACCTGGTCAAATGCTTATAGAA ATACTCTACAATGAACAAGGCTTCTTTCTGGAGATGGTAGATATAATCCGAGGCTTTGGCTTGAACATATTGAAGGGAGTGATGCAGTCACGCGAGACAAAGATGTGGGCACACTTTGTTGTTGAGGCTGAG GGTAACCGGCTAGTAACAAGACACGAGATTTTTTCATCTCTTGTTCAACTTTTACACTTGACAAGTGCTAGTAAAGTTGGTCTGAATAATCAGCTTCAGTATACATCCGGTGGAAGGAATACTCTAATAAATGATTGTCCAAACTCTGCTGTGCCGATATCTGGCTGCTTACCTGAAACGATCCGATGTGTAAGATAG
- the LOC101251021 gene encoding transcription factor bHLH157 isoform X2, with protein MCDSMAKETLKRLCRSHGWSYGVFWGFDQTNSLLLALQDVYYEEQMGSVIDEMLLQVHILGRGIIGQTAFSKKYKWMFTAANHERQISIRSSNNSNLFLDDNEFEQQFSAGIKTIAVLSVEPLGVLQFGSTNKLQESTCFVEQARTLFQGIGGSPTSSSCENLHFVNSTVFPTANNESLMKESHFLENLIQSVTCNAESQIMNSDVATAFLSENQFQDVNQFNNCSSQFDTQLQQAMFPSAGLFTSFHDSCLTSTWEDLPSDMSIQDFSYVLPTGINQFEYGTGATQSFHDNTTFGSLGGFGVLANEDTTGPLNGYIVQCPINQRNDGAVSTISDNILDTTGIISASAGINEQFRFNSDSDASVSIQSSITNAFETVEKANCSNMSAIEKMTNLVGVKHDSKKPCNWGDVSNPVVSTSNSEWTYSNANELRSRPANRLFSKLGLDQFLDGALSSSYSFAGSFSDGQLSETNKRRRVGSSSECNYLQKPLGFSNFDKNAKLVQPECGLDRTSNLEAKSEIITKLDASTLIGDRCSINNCRGNEKSSKPTKKKAKPGTRPIPKDRQLIYERLSELRGLIPNGEKMSIDRLLHRTVKHLLFLQGVTKHAEGLKKAESLKDSETRLNSKSNGNGVTWACEIGDQTMVCPLIVEDLSTPGQMLIEILYNEQGFFLEMVDIIRGFGLNILKGVMQSRETKMWAHFVVEAEGNRLVTRHEIFSSLVQLLHLTSASKVGLNNQLQYTSGGRNTLINDCPNSAVPISGCLPETIRCVR; from the exons ATGTGTGATTCAATGGCAAAAGAGACACTCAAGAGGCTTTGTAGAAGCCATGGATGGTCTTATGGAGTTTTCTGGGGATTTGATCAGACTAATTCTTT ATTATTGGCATTGCAAGATGTATACTATGAGGAACAAATGGGATCTGTGATTGATGAGATGCTTCTGCAAGTCCATATTCTTGGTCGAGG GATAATTGGCCAAACAGCATTTAGTAAGAAATATAAATGGATGTTTACAGCTGCTAATCATGAAAGGCAGATCTCCATTAGATCATCTAATAATTCCAACTTATTCCTG GATGATAATGAGTTTGAACAACAATTTTCAGCTGGGATCAAG ACAATTGCTGTATTATCTGTCGAACCGCTTGGTGTTCTGCAATTTGGTTCTACTAATAAG CTTCAAGAGAGCACATGTTTTGTGGAGCAAGCAAGAACACTTTTCCAGGGGATAGGAGGATCACCGACTTCATCAAGCTGCGAGAATCTGCATTTTGTGAATTCCACTGTTTTTCCAACTGCAAACAATGAAAGTTTGATGAAGGAATCTCATTTTCTAGAAAATCTCATTCAATCGGTAACATGCAATGCGGAAAGTCAGATTATGAATTCTGATGTAGCTACAGCATTTTTGAGTGAAAACCAGTTTCAGGATGTGAATCAGTTCAATAATTGCAGCAGCCAATTTGATACTCAACTACAGCAAGCAATGTTCCCATCTGCTGGTTTGTTTACCAGCTTCCACGATTCCTGTTTGACGTCAACCTGGGAAGATCTCCCATCAGATATGAGCATACAAGATTTCAGTTATGTCCTTCCCACGGGGATAAACCAATTTGAATATGGCACAGGTGCAACTCAAAGCTTTCATGACAACACAACATTTGGTTCCTTAGGTGGATTTGGAGTACTTGCAAATGAGGATACTACTGGCCCTCTAAATGGATACATTGTCCAATGTCCCATCAACCAGAGGAATGATGGAGCAGTTAGTACTATCAGTGATAACATATTAGATACGACGGGTATCATCTCAGCCTCTGCTGGTATAAATGAACAGTTTAGGTTCAATTCAGACAGTGATGCTTCTGTTTCGATTCAAAGTTCTATCACCAACGCCTTTGAAACTGTTGAAAAAGCAAACTGTTCAAACATGTCTGCCATTGAGAAAATGACTAATTTGGTTGGAGTTAAACATGATTCTAAAAAACCATGTAACTGGGGTGATGTTTCGAACCCTGTTGTTAGCACTTCCAACTCTGAATGGACCTATAGTAATGCTAATGAACTCAGATCCAGGCCAGCTAACAGGTTATTCTCCAAACTGGGACTAGACCAGTTTCTGGATGGTGCCTTGAGCAGCTCTTATTCATTTGCTGGATCTTTTTCCGACGGACAGTTGTCAGAAACAAATAAGAGAAGAAGAGTTGGAAGTTCTTCAGAATGCAATTATCTTCAAAAGCCCCTTGGTTTTTCTAACTTTGATAAGAATGCAAAGTTGGTGCAGCCTGAATGTGGTCTAGATAGGACAAGCAACCTTGAAGCCAAAAGTGAGATCATCACAAAATTGGATGCAAGTACATTAATTGGAGACAGATGCAGCATCAATAATTGCAGAGGCAATGAAAAATCCTCAAAGCCTACCAAGAAGAAGGCTAAACCAGGAACTCGGCCTATTCCTAAAGACCGGCAGCTGATCTATGAACGTCTATCTGAGTTGCGAGGGCTTATCCCTAATGGGGAGAAG ATGAGCATTGATCGCTTATTACACAGAACGGTAAAGCACTTGCTTTTCTTGCAAGGTGTCACTAAACATGCTGAAGGACTCAAAAAGGCTGAAAGTTTGAAG GACTCAGAAACTCGGTTAAACTCCAAGTCTAATGGTAATGGAGTTACATGGGCATGTGAAATTGGCGATCAAACAATGGTTTGTCCGCTGATAGTTGAGGACCTTAGTACACCTGGTCAAATGCTTATAGAA ATACTCTACAATGAACAAGGCTTCTTTCTGGAGATGGTAGATATAATCCGAGGCTTTGGCTTGAACATATTGAAGGGAGTGATGCAGTCACGCGAGACAAAGATGTGGGCACACTTTGTTGTTGAGGCTGAG GGTAACCGGCTAGTAACAAGACACGAGATTTTTTCATCTCTTGTTCAACTTTTACACTTGACAAGTGCTAGTAAAGTTGGTCTGAATAATCAGCTTCAGTATACATCCGGTGGAAGGAATACTCTAATAAATGATTGTCCAAACTCTGCTGTGCCGATATCTGGCTGCTTACCTGAAACGATCCGATGTGTAAGATAG
- the LOC101251021 gene encoding transcription factor bHLH157 isoform X1, translating into MCDSMAKETLKRLCRSHGWSYGVFWGFDQTNSLLLALQDVYYEEQMGSVIDEMLLQVHILGRGIIGQTAFSKKYKWMFTAANHERQISIRSSNNSNLFLDDNEFEQQFSAGIKTIAVLSVEPLGVLQFGSTNKLQESTCFVEQARTLFQGIGGSPTSSSCENLHFVNSTVFPTANNESLMKESHFLENLIQSVTCNAESQIMNSDVATAFLSENQFQDVNQFNNCSSQFDTQLQQAMFPSAGLFTSFHDSCLTSTWEDLPSDMSIQDFSYVLPTGINQFEYGTGATQSFHDNTTFGSLGGFGVLANEDTTGPLNGYIVQCPINQRNDGAVSTISDNILDTTGIISASAGINEQFRFNSDSDASVSIQSSITNAFETVEKANCSNMSAIEKMTNLVGVKHDSKKPCNWGDVSNPVVSTSNSEWTYSNANELRSRPANRLFSKLGLDQFLDGALSSSYSFAGSFSDGQLSETNKRRRVGSSSECNYLQKPLGFSNFDKNAKLVQPECGLDRTSNLEAKSEIITKLDASTLIGDRCSINNCRGNEKSSKPTKKKAKPGTRPIPKDRQLIYERLSELRGLIPNGEKMSIDRLLHRTVKHLLFLQGVTKHAEGLKKAESLKQDSETRLNSKSNGNGVTWACEIGDQTMVCPLIVEDLSTPGQMLIEILYNEQGFFLEMVDIIRGFGLNILKGVMQSRETKMWAHFVVEAEGNRLVTRHEIFSSLVQLLHLTSASKVGLNNQLQYTSGGRNTLINDCPNSAVPISGCLPETIRCVR; encoded by the exons ATGTGTGATTCAATGGCAAAAGAGACACTCAAGAGGCTTTGTAGAAGCCATGGATGGTCTTATGGAGTTTTCTGGGGATTTGATCAGACTAATTCTTT ATTATTGGCATTGCAAGATGTATACTATGAGGAACAAATGGGATCTGTGATTGATGAGATGCTTCTGCAAGTCCATATTCTTGGTCGAGG GATAATTGGCCAAACAGCATTTAGTAAGAAATATAAATGGATGTTTACAGCTGCTAATCATGAAAGGCAGATCTCCATTAGATCATCTAATAATTCCAACTTATTCCTG GATGATAATGAGTTTGAACAACAATTTTCAGCTGGGATCAAG ACAATTGCTGTATTATCTGTCGAACCGCTTGGTGTTCTGCAATTTGGTTCTACTAATAAG CTTCAAGAGAGCACATGTTTTGTGGAGCAAGCAAGAACACTTTTCCAGGGGATAGGAGGATCACCGACTTCATCAAGCTGCGAGAATCTGCATTTTGTGAATTCCACTGTTTTTCCAACTGCAAACAATGAAAGTTTGATGAAGGAATCTCATTTTCTAGAAAATCTCATTCAATCGGTAACATGCAATGCGGAAAGTCAGATTATGAATTCTGATGTAGCTACAGCATTTTTGAGTGAAAACCAGTTTCAGGATGTGAATCAGTTCAATAATTGCAGCAGCCAATTTGATACTCAACTACAGCAAGCAATGTTCCCATCTGCTGGTTTGTTTACCAGCTTCCACGATTCCTGTTTGACGTCAACCTGGGAAGATCTCCCATCAGATATGAGCATACAAGATTTCAGTTATGTCCTTCCCACGGGGATAAACCAATTTGAATATGGCACAGGTGCAACTCAAAGCTTTCATGACAACACAACATTTGGTTCCTTAGGTGGATTTGGAGTACTTGCAAATGAGGATACTACTGGCCCTCTAAATGGATACATTGTCCAATGTCCCATCAACCAGAGGAATGATGGAGCAGTTAGTACTATCAGTGATAACATATTAGATACGACGGGTATCATCTCAGCCTCTGCTGGTATAAATGAACAGTTTAGGTTCAATTCAGACAGTGATGCTTCTGTTTCGATTCAAAGTTCTATCACCAACGCCTTTGAAACTGTTGAAAAAGCAAACTGTTCAAACATGTCTGCCATTGAGAAAATGACTAATTTGGTTGGAGTTAAACATGATTCTAAAAAACCATGTAACTGGGGTGATGTTTCGAACCCTGTTGTTAGCACTTCCAACTCTGAATGGACCTATAGTAATGCTAATGAACTCAGATCCAGGCCAGCTAACAGGTTATTCTCCAAACTGGGACTAGACCAGTTTCTGGATGGTGCCTTGAGCAGCTCTTATTCATTTGCTGGATCTTTTTCCGACGGACAGTTGTCAGAAACAAATAAGAGAAGAAGAGTTGGAAGTTCTTCAGAATGCAATTATCTTCAAAAGCCCCTTGGTTTTTCTAACTTTGATAAGAATGCAAAGTTGGTGCAGCCTGAATGTGGTCTAGATAGGACAAGCAACCTTGAAGCCAAAAGTGAGATCATCACAAAATTGGATGCAAGTACATTAATTGGAGACAGATGCAGCATCAATAATTGCAGAGGCAATGAAAAATCCTCAAAGCCTACCAAGAAGAAGGCTAAACCAGGAACTCGGCCTATTCCTAAAGACCGGCAGCTGATCTATGAACGTCTATCTGAGTTGCGAGGGCTTATCCCTAATGGGGAGAAG ATGAGCATTGATCGCTTATTACACAGAACGGTAAAGCACTTGCTTTTCTTGCAAGGTGTCACTAAACATGCTGAAGGACTCAAAAAGGCTGAAAGTTTGAAG CAGGACTCAGAAACTCGGTTAAACTCCAAGTCTAATGGTAATGGAGTTACATGGGCATGTGAAATTGGCGATCAAACAATGGTTTGTCCGCTGATAGTTGAGGACCTTAGTACACCTGGTCAAATGCTTATAGAA ATACTCTACAATGAACAAGGCTTCTTTCTGGAGATGGTAGATATAATCCGAGGCTTTGGCTTGAACATATTGAAGGGAGTGATGCAGTCACGCGAGACAAAGATGTGGGCACACTTTGTTGTTGAGGCTGAG GGTAACCGGCTAGTAACAAGACACGAGATTTTTTCATCTCTTGTTCAACTTTTACACTTGACAAGTGCTAGTAAAGTTGGTCTGAATAATCAGCTTCAGTATACATCCGGTGGAAGGAATACTCTAATAAATGATTGTCCAAACTCTGCTGTGCCGATATCTGGCTGCTTACCTGAAACGATCCGATGTGTAAGATAG